In one window of Frigoriglobus tundricola DNA:
- the cysC gene encoding adenylyl-sulfate kinase, giving the protein MPDIFFHAGTVTRDERRRVFKQTGATLWFTGLSGSGKSTLAMALERALVQRGHLAYTLDGDNVRFGLNAGPKILTETRGYSEDQANRFGLGFSAADREENIRRVSEVAKLFADAGLFALTSFISPYRKDRDAARKIHDQNKTGALPFIEVFVNTPLDTCEKRDPKGLYKQARAAVATGRAAGFTGVDDPYEPPLSPELTFDAAAQPVEQGVELVLGHLEAKGLLT; this is encoded by the coding sequence ATGCCCGATATCTTTTTCCACGCCGGCACCGTAACCCGTGACGAGCGCAGGCGGGTGTTCAAACAGACCGGGGCCACGCTCTGGTTCACGGGGTTGTCGGGTTCGGGCAAGTCCACGCTGGCGATGGCCCTGGAACGGGCGCTCGTCCAGCGCGGGCACCTGGCGTACACGCTCGACGGTGACAACGTCCGGTTCGGGTTGAACGCCGGGCCGAAAATTCTGACCGAGACGCGCGGGTACTCCGAGGACCAGGCGAACCGGTTCGGGCTCGGGTTCTCCGCCGCGGACCGCGAGGAGAACATCCGCCGCGTCAGTGAGGTCGCGAAACTGTTCGCCGACGCCGGCCTGTTCGCCCTGACCAGCTTCATCAGCCCGTACCGCAAGGACCGCGACGCGGCCCGCAAGATCCACGATCAAAACAAGACCGGGGCGCTCCCGTTCATCGAGGTGTTCGTGAACACCCCGCTCGACACCTGCGAGAAGCGCGACCCCAAGGGGCTGTACAAACAGGCCCGCGCCGCGGTCGCCACCGGCAGGGCGGCGGGGTTCACCGGCGTGGACGACCCCTACGAACCGCCGCTCAGCCCGGAGCTGACGTTCGACGCGGCCGCGCAGCCCGTCGAGCAGGGCGTGGAACTGGTGCTGGGGCACCTGGAAGCGAAGGGGCTGCTGACGTGA
- a CDS encoding alpha/beta hydrolase produces MGFPINRIIGKTMPAITPHETAEHPVEGFRSVALPAHPTRPFRVYLPTDYQPKYAYPLVVLFHADGECEEHAARLVPLLSRRNYIALCLRGPVNRSTRSDGRPAFGWAALPDRGARAALAYTATEYNVHPARVFLLGVAEGATAALRFGHALGALRSRRGQRLAAAGVVALNGTLPKGRVPVRDLRVLIGHGSANPVVPLAEARRGADRLTAAGAVVRLTRYATSRRVHADMLRDANRWIMTQVADTADTKD; encoded by the coding sequence GTGGGGTTCCCCATTAACCGGATCATCGGGAAGACCATGCCGGCCATCACTCCACACGAAACCGCCGAGCACCCGGTCGAAGGGTTCCGCTCCGTCGCGCTGCCGGCCCACCCGACCCGGCCGTTTCGTGTGTACCTGCCCACCGACTACCAGCCGAAGTACGCGTACCCGCTCGTCGTCCTCTTCCACGCCGACGGCGAGTGCGAAGAGCACGCGGCCCGGCTCGTCCCGCTCCTCAGCCGCCGGAACTACATCGCCCTGTGCCTGCGCGGGCCGGTGAACCGGAGCACGCGGTCGGACGGGCGCCCGGCGTTCGGCTGGGCGGCGCTCCCGGACCGCGGGGCGCGTGCCGCCCTCGCGTACACCGCCACCGAGTACAACGTGCACCCGGCCCGCGTGTTTCTACTGGGCGTGGCGGAGGGGGCGACGGCCGCCCTCCGGTTCGGTCACGCGCTGGGCGCCCTGAGGTCGCGCCGGGGCCAGCGCCTCGCCGCGGCCGGGGTCGTGGCGCTCAACGGAACGCTGCCAAAGGGGCGCGTGCCGGTCCGGGACCTGCGCGTGCTGATCGGCCACGGGAGCGCCAACCCGGTGGTCCCGCTCGCCGAGGCCCGCCGCGGCGCCGACCGGCTGACCGCCGCCGGTGCGGTGGTGCGGCTCACCCGCTATGCCACGTCCCGGCGCGTCCACGCCGACATGCTCCGCGACGCCAACCGCTGGATCATGACCCAGGTGGCCGACACCGCGGATACGAAGGACTGA
- a CDS encoding response regulator transcription factor, translating to MSAEPVIFVVDDDEAVGRALKSAGKLLGRPIRAFTSAAGFLAAYADEPGCLVLDVRMPGVTGLELQRKLADDGLTIPIVMISGHADVRIAVEAMTLGAVTLLEKPFRLDELLTHVRKALEKDAAARAARQSASDASARLAALTAKEREVLDLIATGKTNREMAEDLGLSVRAVEDRRARLMKKVNAGSVAELVKLLTEGVP from the coding sequence GTGAGCGCGGAGCCGGTGATTTTCGTGGTCGATGACGACGAGGCCGTGGGCCGGGCGCTCAAGAGCGCCGGGAAGTTGCTCGGGCGCCCGATCCGCGCCTTCACCTCGGCCGCCGGGTTCCTCGCCGCCTACGCGGACGAGCCCGGCTGCCTCGTGCTGGACGTCCGGATGCCGGGGGTGACCGGCCTGGAGCTCCAGCGGAAGCTCGCGGACGACGGGCTGACGATCCCGATCGTGATGATCAGCGGGCACGCCGACGTGCGCATCGCGGTGGAGGCGATGACGCTCGGCGCGGTCACGCTCCTGGAGAAGCCCTTCCGGCTGGACGAGCTCCTCACGCACGTGCGGAAAGCTCTGGAGAAAGACGCGGCCGCCCGCGCGGCCCGGCAGTCGGCGTCCGACGCGAGCGCCCGGCTCGCGGCCCTGACCGCGAAGGAGCGGGAGGTACTCGACCTGATCGCCACCGGTAAGACGAACCGCGAAATGGCCGAGGACCTGGGGTTGAGCGTCCGGGCCGTGGAGGACCGCCGGGCGCGGCTCATGAAGAAGGTGAACGCCGGATCGGTTGCGGAACTGGTGAAGCTGCTGACAGAAGGGGTGCCATAG
- a CDS encoding sensor histidine kinase, with amino-acid sequence MKPSVTSHPASFALVLVTTVFAVDLCLPLGVASAVPYTFAVLVALRAKPGWVGPAVAVLCMGLTVLKLGIVPERGTTEMWKVIANRCLALFAISMTTLLGVLRRRAEERSRRHEADLARMGRLAVAGELATVLAHELNQPLAALCLQADIAAHLGGASATVTPDLTAALGEIAEQSHRAAEIVRSMRRTVRRAQPDHGPVDLNETVRAVVRLLDWSVRLAGVQVQLRLAEPLPPTHGDRVQLEQVAFNLLQNAIESIAARGAGPRTVLIETASEGATVLVRVRDTGTGLVHPERVFERFYTTKTDGMGLGLAISRSAAEAHGGRLSARSVEGGAEFTLALPVYREERS; translated from the coding sequence GTGAAGCCGAGCGTCACGAGTCATCCCGCTTCATTCGCGCTGGTACTGGTCACGACCGTGTTCGCGGTGGACCTGTGCCTGCCGCTGGGCGTGGCGAGTGCGGTGCCGTACACGTTCGCGGTGCTGGTCGCCCTTCGCGCGAAGCCCGGGTGGGTCGGCCCGGCCGTGGCCGTGCTCTGTATGGGGCTCACCGTACTCAAATTGGGGATCGTGCCCGAGCGCGGGACGACCGAGATGTGGAAGGTGATCGCGAACCGCTGCCTCGCGCTCTTTGCCATTAGTATGACAACGCTCCTGGGGGTGCTCCGGCGGCGGGCGGAGGAGCGGAGCCGGCGGCACGAGGCCGACCTCGCCCGGATGGGCCGACTGGCGGTCGCGGGCGAGCTCGCGACGGTCCTCGCGCACGAACTGAACCAGCCGCTCGCGGCCCTGTGCCTTCAGGCCGATATCGCGGCCCATCTGGGGGGCGCGAGCGCGACGGTCACACCGGACCTGACGGCCGCGCTCGGTGAGATCGCGGAGCAGTCGCACCGGGCCGCCGAGATCGTGCGGTCCATGCGCCGGACGGTGCGCCGGGCGCAGCCGGACCACGGTCCCGTCGATCTGAACGAGACGGTTCGTGCCGTCGTTCGCTTGCTGGACTGGAGCGTGCGGCTGGCCGGCGTGCAGGTCCAGCTCCGGCTCGCGGAGCCGCTGCCGCCCACGCACGGCGACCGCGTGCAACTGGAGCAGGTCGCCTTCAACCTGCTCCAGAACGCGATCGAATCGATCGCGGCCCGCGGCGCCGGTCCGCGCACCGTGCTGATCGAGACCGCGTCCGAGGGCGCGACGGTGCTCGTCCGCGTGCGGGACACCGGCACCGGGCTCGTCCACCCGGAGCGCGTGTTCGAGCGGTTCTACACGACGAAGACGGACGGCATGGGGCTGGGGCTCGCGATCAGCCGGTCCGCGGCCGAGGCCCACGGCGGCCGGCTGTCGGCGCGGTCGGTCGAGGGCGGCGCCGAGTTCACACTCGCGCTGCCGGTGTATCGGGAGGAGCGTTCGTGA
- the cobA gene encoding uroporphyrinogen-III C-methyltransferase, whose product MARFASAGTVYLVGAGPGAADLITVRGLRVLQSADVVLHDALISPELLTEAGPLAELVSVGKRGYCIGSTKQETINDALVRYARAGKSVCRLKCGDPCVFGRGGEEAEVLAAAGVTFEIVPGVTSAVGACAAAGIPLTHRDAGQAVALVTGHHDPDSPDCTLDWDALARMPGLVFYMGVRHVARIAAKLCDSGLASDTPAAVIESGTLPTQKVLVADLLGIGHATEGASITGPAVFVVGAVVRYRDQLLALANPARKGGGLHSAPPHTTRRAPAARQAPAALAGGVRQEGAPA is encoded by the coding sequence GTGGCCCGGTTCGCATCGGCGGGAACGGTTTACCTGGTCGGAGCGGGGCCGGGGGCGGCGGACCTGATTACGGTTCGCGGCCTGCGCGTCCTTCAGTCCGCCGACGTCGTCCTGCACGACGCGCTGATCTCCCCAGAATTGCTTACGGAAGCCGGCCCGCTCGCGGAACTCGTGTCCGTCGGAAAGCGCGGCTACTGTATCGGTTCCACGAAGCAAGAGACGATTAACGACGCGCTGGTCCGGTACGCCCGTGCGGGCAAGTCGGTGTGCCGGCTGAAGTGCGGCGACCCGTGCGTGTTCGGCCGCGGCGGCGAAGAGGCCGAGGTGCTGGCCGCGGCCGGCGTGACGTTCGAGATCGTGCCCGGCGTGACGTCCGCTGTTGGCGCGTGCGCCGCGGCCGGTATCCCGCTCACGCACCGCGACGCCGGCCAGGCGGTCGCACTGGTCACCGGCCACCACGACCCCGATTCCCCCGACTGCACGCTCGACTGGGACGCGCTCGCCCGGATGCCCGGTCTCGTGTTCTACATGGGCGTGCGGCACGTCGCGAGAATCGCGGCGAAGCTGTGCGACAGTGGGCTGGCATCGGACACGCCGGCCGCGGTGATCGAGTCCGGTACTCTCCCCACCCAGAAGGTTCTCGTCGCCGACCTTCTGGGTATCGGGCACGCCACGGAAGGCGCATCGATCACTGGCCCGGCCGTGTTCGTCGTGGGTGCGGTGGTCCGATACCGCGACCAACTGCTGGCCCTGGCGAACCCCGCCCGCAAGGGCGGCGGGTTGCACTCCGCACCGCCCCACACCACTCGCCGAGCGCCCGCCGCTCGCCAAGCACCCGCCGCCCTTGCGGGCGGGGTTCGCCAAGAAGGAGCCCCGGCATGA
- the nirB gene encoding nitrite reductase large subunit NirB: protein MIRALHPQKPKLVVIGNGMAGARLLEDVLACDPALFDVTVFGDEPYGNYNRILLSNVLNGTQDAKEIFLNPLAWYEENGITLHAGQRVTGVDRDAKRVYAGDLSVDYDYLVFATGSKPFIPPIPGTPLHGVFAFRTLDDCRNIAEYAKGRTSAVVIGGGLLGLEAAKGLMTHGVEVTVVEMSPWLMSVQLDEAGGRVLGQTIAKLGIRALTGAVTKELLGHLHVTGVKFADGTEIPADMVVISAGIRPNAELAKECGIVCEKAIVVDDQLRTSDPAVFGVGECVQHNGTIYGLVAPLWEQTKVLAKVLTGADPAATYSGSKIATKLKVMGVELASMGRINDLRPTDEVVQFSEPARDVYWKAIVRDGHLSAACLLGDLAPADDLMRMFQAGAPAPERRLELFFTAGSAKKEASLADLPDSHQICDCNGVCKGTIVQAIKNGKCTVPAVGKATRAGTGCGSCKKLVKGLIEAVAGGVRAEPSESWYVAAVPLDKPTLVAEVKARGLKSVSAVLRELGTGDDEKSRNGLASMLKGLWGAEYIDERDSRFVNDRVHANIQKDGTFSVVPRIYGGVTTAEDLIKIGQVAKKYAVPMVKFTGGQRIDLLGIKKEDLPGVWADLGMPSGHAYTKALRTVKTCVGTEFCRYGTNDSTGLGIDLEKRFQGFEFPAKVKLAVSGCPRNCAESTVKDVGVIATEGGEWEVSVGGAAGAHVRKTDVLCRVKTKGEALRVIGRFLIYYRDNAKWLERTYDFAPRIGIERLREIIVEDALGIGAQLDTEVEKTIAAYVDPWLERDNPVYPGQFDDAKRVPLPLV from the coding sequence ATGATTCGCGCGCTGCACCCGCAGAAGCCCAAGCTCGTCGTGATCGGCAACGGGATGGCCGGGGCGCGTCTGCTCGAAGACGTGCTCGCGTGCGACCCCGCGCTCTTCGACGTCACGGTGTTCGGCGACGAGCCCTACGGCAACTACAACCGCATCCTCCTGTCGAACGTGCTCAACGGCACGCAGGACGCGAAGGAGATCTTCCTCAACCCGCTCGCCTGGTACGAGGAGAACGGCATCACGCTCCACGCCGGCCAGCGCGTCACGGGCGTGGATCGTGACGCCAAACGCGTGTACGCGGGCGACCTCTCCGTTGACTACGACTACCTCGTCTTCGCGACGGGCAGCAAGCCGTTCATCCCGCCGATCCCGGGCACGCCGCTGCACGGCGTGTTCGCGTTCCGCACCCTGGACGACTGCCGCAACATCGCGGAGTACGCCAAGGGGCGCACGTCCGCGGTCGTGATCGGCGGCGGGCTGCTCGGCCTGGAAGCCGCGAAGGGGCTGATGACGCACGGCGTCGAAGTCACGGTCGTGGAAATGAGCCCGTGGCTGATGAGCGTGCAGCTCGACGAGGCCGGCGGCCGGGTGCTCGGCCAGACGATCGCGAAACTCGGCATCCGGGCGCTGACGGGCGCCGTTACGAAGGAACTGCTCGGTCACCTGCACGTGACGGGAGTGAAGTTCGCGGACGGCACCGAGATCCCCGCCGACATGGTGGTCATCTCGGCCGGCATCCGCCCGAACGCCGAACTCGCGAAGGAGTGCGGGATCGTCTGCGAGAAGGCGATCGTCGTGGACGACCAGCTCCGGACGAGTGACCCGGCCGTGTTCGGCGTCGGCGAGTGCGTGCAGCACAACGGGACGATTTACGGCCTCGTCGCGCCGCTGTGGGAGCAGACGAAGGTGCTGGCGAAGGTGCTGACGGGCGCCGACCCGGCCGCGACCTACTCGGGCTCGAAGATCGCGACGAAGCTCAAGGTGATGGGCGTCGAGCTGGCGAGCATGGGGCGCATCAACGACCTCCGGCCGACGGACGAGGTCGTCCAGTTCAGCGAACCGGCTCGCGACGTGTACTGGAAGGCCATCGTCCGCGACGGCCACCTGAGCGCCGCGTGCCTGCTCGGCGACCTGGCCCCGGCCGACGACCTCATGCGGATGTTCCAGGCCGGTGCGCCCGCACCCGAGCGCCGGCTCGAACTGTTCTTCACGGCGGGCTCGGCCAAGAAAGAGGCGTCGCTCGCGGACCTGCCCGATTCGCATCAGATCTGTGACTGCAACGGCGTTTGCAAGGGCACCATCGTTCAGGCGATCAAGAACGGCAAATGCACCGTTCCCGCGGTCGGCAAAGCCACCCGCGCGGGGACCGGGTGTGGCTCGTGCAAGAAGCTCGTGAAGGGGCTGATCGAGGCCGTGGCCGGCGGCGTGAGGGCCGAGCCGTCGGAGTCGTGGTACGTCGCGGCGGTGCCGCTCGACAAGCCGACGCTCGTGGCGGAAGTGAAGGCCCGCGGCCTCAAGAGCGTGTCCGCGGTGCTGCGCGAACTCGGCACCGGGGACGACGAGAAGAGCCGCAACGGCCTCGCGTCGATGCTCAAGGGCCTCTGGGGCGCGGAGTACATCGACGAGCGGGACTCGCGGTTCGTCAACGACCGCGTCCACGCGAACATCCAGAAGGACGGCACGTTCTCCGTCGTCCCGCGCATCTACGGCGGGGTCACCACCGCCGAGGACCTCATCAAGATCGGGCAGGTCGCAAAGAAGTACGCCGTGCCGATGGTGAAGTTCACCGGCGGCCAGCGGATCGACCTACTCGGCATCAAGAAGGAAGACCTGCCGGGCGTCTGGGCGGACCTCGGCATGCCCAGCGGGCACGCGTACACGAAGGCGTTGCGCACGGTGAAGACGTGCGTGGGCACCGAGTTCTGCCGCTACGGCACGAACGACAGCACCGGCCTCGGGATCGATCTGGAGAAGCGGTTCCAGGGGTTCGAGTTCCCGGCCAAGGTGAAGCTCGCGGTCAGCGGGTGCCCCCGCAACTGCGCCGAATCGACCGTCAAGGACGTCGGGGTGATCGCCACGGAGGGGGGCGAATGGGAGGTGAGCGTCGGCGGCGCGGCCGGCGCGCACGTCCGGAAGACCGACGTGCTGTGCCGCGTGAAGACGAAGGGCGAAGCCCTCCGCGTGATCGGCCGGTTCCTCATCTACTACCGCGACAACGCGAAGTGGCTCGAGCGCACCTACGACTTCGCGCCGCGGATCGGCATCGAGAGGCTGCGGGAGATCATCGTCGAGGACGCGCTGGGCATCGGCGCCCAACTCGACACCGAAGTGGAAAAGACCATCGCCGCTTACGTCGACCCGTGGCTGGAGCGCGACAACCCCGTGTACCCCGGCCAGTTCGACGACGCGAAGCGCGTGCCGCTGCCGCTGGTGTAG
- a CDS encoding Rieske (2Fe-2S) protein, which produces MTSTAVRVPLCTLDEIAVGLGRAFAVGGHSLAVFRGRDDRVFAVAGRCPHKGGPLADGMLIGEQVVCPLHAFRYHGASGECDQPGACAVAAFPAEVRAGTVYVTVPLA; this is translated from the coding sequence ATGACCTCAACCGCCGTCCGCGTCCCGCTCTGTACGCTCGACGAGATCGCCGTCGGCCTCGGCCGCGCGTTCGCGGTCGGCGGGCACTCCCTCGCGGTGTTCCGCGGGCGCGACGACCGCGTGTTCGCGGTGGCCGGCAGGTGCCCCCACAAAGGCGGCCCGCTCGCCGACGGCATGCTGATCGGCGAACAGGTCGTGTGCCCGCTGCACGCCTTCCGGTATCACGGCGCCAGTGGCGAGTGCGACCAGCCCGGCGCCTGTGCGGTCGCCGCGTTCCCCGCCGAGGTGCGCGCGGGCACGGTCTATGTCACGGTGCCGCTGGCGTGA
- a CDS encoding molybdopterin oxidoreductase family protein: MTDTPRVPLKLAEPALGVRTHCPYCAFQCGILMGEDLGGGLPRVTGDPHFPVNNGQLCIKGWTSGALLGHPQRVTCPQLRDPGGTWRDATWAEAFDFVAAKMAALRERYGPDANGVFGSGALTNEKAYLLGKFARVALGTANIDYNGRFCMSSAAAAQTRAFGIDRGLPFPVADVERAEVVMLVGANTADTLPPMMQWFDRQKAAGGRLVVADPRRTATARRADLFLQLTPGTDLALANGLLYVALEERLTDERYIAERTTGFDAVRRAVLQYHPAHVERLTGVPESQLRRAARWLATARSAMVLSGRGTEQHSKGVDSVHAWINLVLALGKVGAPNSGFGTLTGQGNGQGGREHGQKADQLPGYRLIEVDAHRAAVANVWGVEPASLPRKGKSATELLNALGSEVRGLFVMGSNVAVAAPHAERVEQGLKALDLLVVCDAFHNETSAHAHVFLPVFQWAEEDGTMTNLEGRVIRRRVVSRPPTGPLSDLEILREIADRLGCGAKFAFRDTEAVFDELRRATAGAPADYSGITYAKIDAADGVCWPCPTEDHPGTPLMFTERFHHADGRARFFAVDHRTAGEEPDAEFPLFFTTGRYKEHYNSGAQTRQVAKLHAAQPVPRLEMHPRLARRHRVVTGSRVTVESRRARVEFAAEVTADIRADTLFAPFHWGGRAAANLLTSGHLDPTSRMPEFKLTAVRIAGVRHGS, encoded by the coding sequence GTGACGGACACCCCGCGAGTCCCGCTCAAACTCGCCGAGCCCGCGCTCGGGGTCCGCACCCACTGCCCGTACTGCGCGTTCCAGTGCGGCATCCTGATGGGCGAGGACCTGGGCGGCGGGCTGCCCCGCGTGACCGGCGACCCGCACTTTCCCGTGAACAACGGGCAACTGTGCATCAAGGGCTGGACGTCCGGGGCGCTGCTCGGCCACCCGCAGCGCGTGACGTGCCCGCAGCTCCGCGACCCGGGCGGGACGTGGCGCGACGCCACCTGGGCCGAGGCGTTCGACTTCGTGGCCGCGAAAATGGCCGCGCTCCGCGAGCGGTACGGCCCCGACGCCAACGGCGTGTTCGGGTCCGGCGCGCTGACCAACGAGAAGGCGTACCTGCTCGGCAAGTTCGCCCGCGTCGCGCTCGGCACGGCGAACATCGACTACAACGGCCGGTTCTGCATGTCGAGTGCCGCCGCGGCGCAGACCCGCGCCTTCGGCATCGACCGCGGGCTGCCGTTTCCCGTCGCGGACGTGGAGCGGGCGGAAGTGGTGATGCTCGTCGGCGCGAACACCGCCGACACGCTCCCGCCGATGATGCAGTGGTTCGACCGACAGAAGGCGGCGGGCGGCCGGCTCGTCGTCGCCGACCCGCGGCGCACCGCGACCGCCCGCCGCGCGGACCTGTTCCTTCAGCTCACACCCGGCACGGACCTCGCGCTGGCCAACGGGCTGCTGTACGTGGCCCTTGAGGAGCGCCTCACCGACGAGCGGTACATCGCGGAGCGGACCACCGGCTTCGATGCGGTCCGGCGCGCGGTGTTGCAGTACCACCCGGCGCACGTCGAGCGCCTCACCGGTGTGCCCGAATCGCAACTGCGCCGGGCGGCCCGCTGGCTGGCGACGGCGCGGAGCGCGATGGTGCTGAGCGGCCGCGGGACGGAGCAACATAGCAAGGGCGTGGACAGCGTTCACGCCTGGATCAACCTGGTGCTCGCGCTCGGTAAGGTCGGGGCGCCCAACAGTGGGTTCGGCACCCTGACGGGCCAGGGCAACGGCCAGGGCGGGCGCGAGCACGGCCAGAAGGCGGACCAGCTCCCGGGGTATCGGCTCATTGAGGTGGACGCTCACCGCGCGGCCGTCGCGAATGTGTGGGGCGTCGAACCGGCGTCGCTCCCGCGGAAGGGGAAGAGCGCGACCGAACTCCTCAACGCCCTCGGGAGCGAGGTCCGCGGCCTGTTCGTGATGGGGTCGAACGTCGCGGTGGCCGCCCCGCACGCGGAGCGGGTCGAACAGGGGCTCAAGGCGCTCGACCTGCTCGTCGTGTGCGACGCGTTCCACAACGAGACGTCGGCTCACGCTCACGTCTTCCTCCCGGTGTTCCAGTGGGCCGAGGAGGACGGCACGATGACCAACCTGGAGGGGCGCGTCATCCGCCGCCGGGTGGTGTCGCGGCCGCCGACCGGCCCGCTGAGCGATCTCGAAATCCTGCGCGAGATCGCGGACCGGCTCGGCTGCGGGGCGAAGTTCGCGTTCCGCGACACCGAGGCCGTGTTCGACGAACTCCGCCGCGCCACCGCGGGCGCGCCGGCCGACTATTCGGGCATCACCTACGCGAAGATCGATGCCGCCGACGGCGTGTGTTGGCCCTGCCCGACGGAGGATCACCCCGGCACGCCGCTCATGTTCACGGAGCGGTTCCACCACGCCGACGGGCGCGCGAGGTTCTTCGCGGTCGACCACCGCACCGCCGGCGAGGAGCCGGATGCCGAGTTCCCGTTGTTCTTCACAACGGGGCGCTACAAGGAGCACTACAACTCCGGCGCGCAGACGCGGCAGGTGGCGAAACTGCACGCCGCGCAGCCCGTCCCGCGGCTGGAGATGCACCCGCGGCTCGCCCGGCGGCACCGGGTCGTCACGGGGAGCCGGGTGACGGTCGAGAGCCGCCGCGCCAGGGTCGAGTTCGCGGCCGAGGTGACGGCAGACATCCGGGCGGACACGCTGTTCGCCCCGTTCCACTGGGGCGGGCGCGCCGCCGCGAACCTGCTCACGAGCGGGCACCTCGACCCGACCAGCCGGATGCCGGAGTTCAAACTGACCGCCGTCCGGATCGCCGGGGTGAGGCACGGCTCGTAG
- a CDS encoding FAD-dependent oxidoreductase, with amino-acid sequence MSRKRLAIIGNGMAAGRLLDELLRRNAGAAFEITVFGEEPRGSYNRILLGRVLGGGEPAEITLKPAEWYAERGVAFRSAVRVTRVDPVARRLATSDGDAHPYDVCVFATGSAPLVPPVHGLKADDGAPRGGVHVFRTIDDCLAIRERARPGSSAVVVGGGLLGLEAAKALGDLGLHVTVLHLNPVLMNAQLDKHGGDLLRRAIEKLGIFVRTGTTADAVLGNGHVEAVRLRTGEVVPADLVVFACGIVPRVEVAQASGVPVGRAILVNDLLATSVPGVYAVGECAEHEGRVYGLVQPIWEQCAVLADVLTGANPRARYTGSKVYARLKVAGVEVASFGAPGAEFPTDEVVQVFEDRRGVYRKLVVRNGKLAGAMLVGCAEAAPALVQMFDRDEPMPPNRLDVLATGLAPATAAEREVCNCNHVTEAALVAAIRDGCDTLPALCNATRAGTGCGSCRGQLTGLLATHATAG; translated from the coding sequence ATGAGCCGCAAGCGCCTCGCGATCATCGGGAACGGCATGGCCGCCGGCCGGCTGCTGGACGAACTGCTGCGCCGCAACGCGGGGGCCGCGTTCGAGATCACCGTGTTCGGCGAGGAGCCCCGCGGGAGCTACAACCGCATCCTCCTCGGCCGCGTGCTGGGCGGCGGGGAGCCGGCCGAGATCACGCTGAAGCCCGCCGAGTGGTACGCCGAGCGCGGCGTCGCGTTCCGGTCGGCCGTGCGCGTCACCCGGGTCGATCCGGTCGCGCGGCGGCTCGCCACGAGCGACGGCGACGCGCACCCCTACGACGTGTGCGTGTTCGCGACCGGCAGCGCGCCGCTCGTGCCCCCGGTACACGGGTTGAAGGCCGACGACGGGGCGCCGCGGGGCGGCGTGCACGTGTTCCGCACCATCGACGACTGCCTCGCGATCCGCGAACGCGCGCGGCCCGGCAGCAGCGCGGTCGTGGTCGGCGGCGGGCTGCTCGGGCTCGAAGCCGCGAAGGCGCTGGGCGACCTCGGCCTGCACGTGACCGTGTTGCACCTCAACCCGGTGCTGATGAACGCCCAACTCGACAAGCACGGCGGCGACCTGTTGCGCCGCGCGATCGAGAAGCTGGGCATCTTCGTCCGCACCGGCACGACCGCGGACGCGGTCCTCGGCAACGGGCACGTTGAGGCCGTGCGCCTGCGCACCGGCGAGGTGGTGCCGGCGGACCTGGTGGTGTTCGCGTGCGGCATCGTGCCGCGGGTCGAGGTCGCGCAGGCGTCCGGCGTCCCCGTGGGGCGGGCGATTCTGGTGAACGACCTGCTCGCCACGTCCGTGCCCGGCGTGTACGCGGTCGGCGAGTGCGCCGAACACGAGGGCCGGGTGTACGGGCTCGTGCAGCCGATCTGGGAGCAGTGCGCGGTGCTGGCCGACGTCCTCACCGGCGCGAACCCGCGGGCGCGCTACACGGGCTCGAAGGTGTACGCGCGGCTGAAGGTCGCGGGCGTCGAGGTGGCGAGCTTCGGCGCCCCCGGGGCCGAGTTCCCGACCGACGAAGTGGTTCAGGTGTTCGAGGACCGGCGCGGGGTGTACCGGAAGCTCGTGGTCCGCAACGGGAAGCTCGCCGGCGCGATGCTCGTCGGCTGCGCCGAGGCGGCCCCGGCGCTGGTGCAGATGTTCGACCGCGACGAGCCGATGCCGCCCAACCGCCTCGACGTACTGGCGACCGGCCTCGCCCCCGCGACCGCCGCCGAGCGCGAGGTGTGCAACTGCAACCACGTGACCGAAGCGGCCCTCGTCGCGGCGATCCGCGACGGCTGCGACACGCTGCCCGCACTGTGCAACGCGACCCGCGCGGGGACCGGCTGCGGCTCGTGCCGCGGGCAACTGACCGGGCTCCTCGCGACCCACGCGACTGCCGGCTGA